From a single Pseudophryne corroboree isolate aPseCor3 chromosome 6, aPseCor3.hap2, whole genome shotgun sequence genomic region:
- the LOC134933849 gene encoding serine protease FAM111A-like codes for MESGSAQKQIVATEQFTLSFKWGGKTGSKYMEIRAEPYESIFDALKKSNHFTNHYKNSSYLIVFGNNCNAEINPSAPCGPLGKDETLDLKQIYIKKKDKKPPETSAYPKRSGGLFFKVNKKGKTPLGGAKIILHYNKLDLDDNAALAVFGYEDETIEHALKHDKRFKNFTVLRLEGTKTKVHEPSLTLSVLEDDTYTICVAGNNKDVGKHKNVGSHDDGSESNPIVPTNPPSDDPGDFMSTEAYIKMAERVKNIVNVYVQNNGPGNAWRLIKEDYSQNTEKAVLYASTMRILTRPLDSVAMILITEGGNMRQGTCMALIDNLFLTCCHVVESLLTKTGDCKARIIFVYESPDKQVDVGNSKYEFSIKILAHSVENDYALFSVAEFSPVEGLLQYLALPPERGTAAIIGHPGGQCKQIDLCSVINFHDRTEAIQKTIVKESSDFHLMRLPKWSEMEDRRLVTYNTRLYEGASGAPVFDECGNLVAMHSAGFSVPSPLRKLRVIECGRSIVDIVIYGAVAIPVLRQAFKEIVTNKPSLKDYIYKVTHPVHMQPIIRKLKRLWENDPDFSDNGLENSPMDTSDTVVGNDSPYNTEIQKDTFI; via the coding sequence ATGGAGTCTGGCAGCGCTCAGAAGCAGATAGTAGCTACAGAACAATTCACCCTGAGCTTTAAATGGGGTGGTAAAACTGGCAGTAAATATATGGAAATCAGGGCAGAGCCGTATGAAAGCATTTTTGATGCCCTAAAGAAATCAAATCACTTTACAAACCATTATAAAAATTCATCGTATCTGATTGTTTTTGGTAATAATTGTAATGCAGAAATTAATCCGTCAGCGCCGTGTGGTCCTCTGGGGAAAGATGAAACTCTTGATTTAAAACAAATCTATATAAAGAAAAAAGATAAAAAGCCACCAGAGACGTCGGCTTACCCAAAAAGAAGTGGTGGGttgttttttaaagtaaacaaaaaAGGAAAGACTCCATTGGGAGGTGCAAAAATAATTTTGCATTACAACAAACTCGATCTTGATGACAACGCAGCACTGGCAGTCTTTGGATATGAAGATGAAACCATTGAACATGCTCTGAAACATGATAAGAGATTTAAGAACTTCACTGTGCTCCGTCTTGAGGGGACGAAGACAAAAGTACATGAGCCTTCACTGACATTATCTGTCCTAGAAGATGATACATACACCATATGTGTAGCAGGTAACAATAAGGATGTAGGCAAGCATAAAAATGTAGGATCACATGATGATGGTTCGGAGTCCAATCCTATTGTTCCCACTAACCCACCCAGTGATGACCCAGGGGATTTCATGTCTACAGAGGCTTATATAAAAATGGCAGAGAGAGTTAAAAATATTGTTAATGTGTATGTCCAGAACAATGGCCCTGGAAATGCATGGCGTCTCATCAAGGAGGATTACAGTCAAAATACAGAAAAAGCTGTCCTATATGCGAGTACCATGAGAATCCTTACAAGGCCCCTTGATAGTGTGGCAATGATATTGATTACAGAAGGTGGTAACATGCGTCAAGGAACCTGTATGGCCCTGATTGATAATCTGTTCCTCACCTGTTGCCATGTAGTAGAAAGTCTTCTGACTAAAACTGGTGATTGCAAAGCTCGTATAATATTCGTCTATGAAAGTCCAGATAAACAAGTAGATGTGGGTAATTCAAAATATGAATTCTCTATTAAAATTCTAGCACATTCTGTGGAAAACGATTATGCATTATTTAGTGTTGCAGAGTTTTCTCCTGTAGAAGGCTTGTTACAGTATTTAGCTCTTCCCCCAGAACGTGGCACAGCTGCCATCATCGGCCATCCAGGAGGTCAGTGCAAACAAATTGATTTGTGTTCAGTGATCAACTTCCATGACCGTACTGAGGCTATTCAGAAAACAATTGTCAAGGAGTCTTCAGATTTCCATTTAATGAGATTGCCTAAATGGTCTGAAATGGAGGATCGAAGGTTGGTGACTTATAATACACGTCTTTATGAAGGGGCTTCCGGGGCTCCAGTATTTGATGAATGTGGAAACCTTGTGGCAATGCACTCAGCTGGGTTTTCAGTTCCTTCTCCACTGAGAAAATTACGTGTGATAGAGTGTGGAAGGTCCATTGTTGACATAGTTATTTATGGAGCTGTAGCGATTCCAGTCTTGCGTCAAGCATTTAAGGAAATTGTTACAAATAAACCATCATTAAAGGATTATATCTACAAAGTTACGCATCCAGTACACATGCAGCCCATTATCAGAAAACTGAAACGTCTCTGGGAAAATGATCCCGACTTCAGTGACAACGGTTTAGAAAATTCCCCCATGGATACCTCAGACACGGTTGTTGGTAATGATTCaccatacaatactgaaatacagaaGGACACCTTTATATAA